Proteins from a single region of Mumia flava:
- the cutA gene encoding aerobic carbon-monoxide dehydrogenase large subunit: MTTKTFGERVARVEDERFLRGRGRYVDDVLPDALHMAVLRSPYAHARIREIDLEAVLDLEGVVAVYTHDDLSGAMAEPLPLLIPHPAISAGRTQYALAKDEVNYVGEAVAVVVALDRYVAEDAVARIDVTYEMLPAVVGLPAARAAEHLVHDDAPGNVAATYNQNTGDAKAAVESAPHRLSIDLDIERSACTPLEGRGTAARWDPDNGRLQVWTSTQTSTGVRAAIASKLDLDLSVVDVITPDVGGGFGVKVVHPWPEELLVPLAARALGRPVKFTEDRREHFISSAHERAQQQHVEVGFDDEGRITGLDVEIWHDNGAYLPYGLIVPIITTTQLLGPYKPPVYSATFHSLYTNTVIVTPYRGAGRPQGVFAMERTMDKIAAYLGKDRADVRAANFIQPDEFPYDQGLIFQDGKPLVYDSGDFPQMLDKLKALVGWDEFVATRDELRAAGRRVGIGMACYVEGTGVGPYEGGHIQVETTGKVKVATGLTTQGQGHQTSFAQIVASELGVPFSDVEIVTGDTRRMPYAVGTYASRAAVMSGSAIAMAARSVRRKALELAADALEANVDDLELADGVVSVKGAPGAEISLGTLAVLSNPLRYAFDEASKAATQFSVGDPDKVPVPEGTEPGLESRDFYSPPRSTFASGMHAVIVETDPDTAEITILKYAVVHDCGRLINPMIVEGQIHGGVAQGVGGALYERMAYDEHGQLQNASFMDFLMPYVTEVPTTIDVDHLETPSPLNPLGIKGAGEAGVIPSAAVFASAIEDAEGFAVDAMPISPSELFDLRRTHRPDRDSGDPGSSAAVSSSPERPYRVRDDQTDGGES; the protein is encoded by the coding sequence ATGACGACGAAGACGTTCGGCGAGCGGGTCGCCCGGGTCGAGGACGAGCGGTTCCTGCGTGGTCGGGGCCGCTACGTCGACGACGTCCTGCCCGACGCGCTGCACATGGCCGTGCTGCGGTCCCCGTACGCCCACGCACGGATCCGCGAGATCGACCTCGAGGCCGTCCTCGACCTCGAGGGCGTGGTCGCGGTCTACACCCACGACGACCTGTCGGGTGCGATGGCCGAGCCGTTGCCGCTGCTGATCCCGCACCCGGCGATCAGCGCCGGCCGCACGCAGTACGCCCTGGCGAAGGACGAGGTCAACTACGTCGGCGAGGCGGTCGCGGTCGTCGTCGCCCTCGACCGTTACGTCGCCGAGGACGCGGTCGCACGGATCGACGTGACGTACGAGATGCTGCCCGCCGTGGTCGGGCTGCCCGCGGCCCGCGCCGCCGAGCACCTCGTCCACGACGACGCGCCGGGCAACGTCGCGGCCACCTACAACCAGAACACCGGTGACGCGAAGGCCGCGGTCGAGTCCGCCCCGCACCGGCTGTCGATCGATCTCGACATCGAGCGCAGCGCCTGCACCCCGCTCGAGGGCCGCGGGACCGCCGCGCGCTGGGACCCCGACAACGGCCGCCTGCAGGTCTGGACGTCGACCCAGACGTCGACCGGGGTCCGGGCCGCGATCGCGTCCAAGCTCGACCTCGACCTCTCGGTGGTCGACGTGATCACGCCGGACGTCGGAGGCGGCTTCGGGGTGAAGGTCGTGCACCCGTGGCCGGAGGAGCTGCTGGTGCCGTTGGCGGCACGCGCGCTCGGGCGCCCGGTGAAGTTCACCGAGGACCGGCGCGAGCACTTCATCTCCTCGGCGCACGAGCGTGCGCAGCAGCAGCACGTCGAGGTCGGTTTCGACGACGAGGGTCGGATCACGGGTCTCGACGTCGAGATCTGGCACGACAACGGCGCCTACCTGCCGTACGGCCTGATCGTCCCGATCATCACCACCACGCAGCTGCTCGGCCCGTACAAGCCGCCGGTCTACTCGGCGACGTTCCACAGCCTGTACACGAACACTGTGATCGTCACCCCGTACCGCGGGGCGGGGCGTCCCCAGGGCGTGTTCGCGATGGAGCGGACGATGGACAAGATCGCCGCGTACCTCGGTAAGGACCGCGCGGACGTCCGCGCCGCGAACTTCATCCAGCCCGACGAGTTCCCGTACGACCAGGGGCTGATCTTCCAGGACGGCAAGCCGCTGGTCTACGACTCCGGTGACTTCCCGCAGATGCTGGACAAGCTGAAGGCGCTGGTCGGGTGGGACGAGTTCGTCGCCACCCGCGACGAGCTGCGGGCGGCCGGCCGGCGGGTCGGGATCGGGATGGCCTGCTACGTCGAGGGCACCGGCGTCGGCCCGTACGAGGGCGGCCACATCCAGGTCGAGACCACCGGCAAGGTGAAGGTCGCGACGGGTCTGACCACGCAGGGGCAGGGCCACCAGACGTCGTTCGCGCAGATCGTCGCGTCCGAGCTCGGTGTGCCGTTCTCCGACGTGGAGATCGTCACCGGTGACACCCGGCGGATGCCGTACGCCGTCGGCACGTACGCGTCGCGCGCCGCGGTGATGAGCGGCTCGGCGATCGCGATGGCGGCCCGCTCCGTACGCCGCAAGGCCCTCGAGCTGGCGGCGGACGCCCTCGAGGCGAACGTCGACGACCTCGAGCTGGCTGACGGTGTCGTGTCGGTCAAGGGTGCGCCGGGAGCGGAGATCAGCCTGGGCACGCTCGCGGTGCTGAGCAACCCGCTGCGCTACGCCTTCGACGAGGCGAGCAAGGCGGCGACGCAGTTCTCGGTCGGCGACCCGGACAAGGTGCCCGTGCCCGAGGGGACGGAGCCGGGGCTGGAGAGCCGCGACTTCTACTCGCCGCCGCGTTCGACGTTCGCGTCCGGGATGCACGCGGTGATCGTCGAGACCGACCCGGACACCGCCGAGATCACGATCCTGAAGTACGCCGTGGTGCACGACTGCGGGCGCCTGATCAACCCGATGATCGTCGAGGGCCAGATCCACGGCGGCGTCGCGCAGGGCGTCGGTGGCGCGCTGTACGAGCGGATGGCGTACGACGAGCACGGTCAGCTCCAGAACGCCTCGTTCATGGACTTCCTGATGCCGTACGTCACCGAGGTGCCGACCACGATCGACGTGGACCACCTGGAGACGCCGTCGCCCCTGAACCCGCTCGGGATCAAGGGCGCCGGCGAGGCGGGGGTGATCCCGTCGGCGGCCG